In the Fibrobacter succinogenes genome, CTGGATGGATTCGGCCTTGGCACCGATGAGTTCCACCTGGTAGCGGTCGAGAATGCCGCGTTCGTTGAGTTCCATCGCGAGGTTCAAGGCGGTCTGGCCACCGAGTGTGGGGAGTAAGGCGTCCGGGCGTTCGCGACGGATGATTTCGTGCAGAATATCGACGCTCAGCGGTTCGATGTAGGTGCGGTCGGCCATTTCCGGGTCGGTCATGATGGTTGCCGGGTTGGAGTTCACGAGCACCACTTCGTAACCTTCGCGGCGGAGCACCTTGCAGGCCTGCACGCCAGAATAGTCGAATTCGCAGCCCTGGCCAATCACAATCGGGCCTGAACCGATGAGCATAATCTTCTTGATGTCGGTACGCTTAGGCATTCTTGCCTCCCTTGAAATCTTCAATCATCTTCTTAAATTCTTCAAACAAGTACATGGAATCGTTCGGACCCGGGGCAGATTCCGGATGGTACTGTACGCTGAATGCCGGGAACTTTTTGTGGCGGATGCCTTCGACCGTGTTGTCGTTCAGGTTGATGTGCGTGACTTCGACATCGGCGGGGAGAGATTTTTCGTCAATGGCGTAGTTGTGGTTCTGCGACGTGATTTCGACAGCGCCCGTCAAGAGGTTCTTGACCGGATGGTTGCAGCCGTGGTGGCCGAACTTGAGCTTGGATACCTTAGCACCGAGAGCGAGGCCGAGGAGCTGGTTACCCAGGCAAATCCCCATGAGAGGAATCTTGCCGAGGAGCTGCTTGACCATGTTGTAAACCTGCGGAAGGCTGTTCGGGTCGGCAGGGCCGTTGGAGAGGAACACGCCATCCGGCTTCTGTTCCATAATCTTTTCGTAGCTCGTACCAATCGGCATGACCGTGATGCGCATGTCCTGGGCGGCGAGGTTTCTCAAAATGTTCGTCTTGATACCGAAATCGAGAGCAACGATGTGGTACTTGCCTTCGTTGTTGAATTCGTAGCCGTTCGGGTCGCTCACCTTGCTCGCGTAGTCCTGACCGTCGAGGCCTTCCCAAGCCTTAGCCTTTGCGATGGCTTCGGCTTCGGTCATTTCCGAGTCTTCGACGTGGAGGTAAGCCTTCTGGGCACCGTGGGTGCGGAGGTGGAGCGTGAGGGCGCGAGTATCAACGCCTGCAATGCCGGCCTTGTGCTGGGCGAGCATGTAATCATGGAGCGAAACTTCGTTGAGTTCCTTGGAAACCCAGTCGAGGGAATTCACGACAATGCCGTTCAAG is a window encoding:
- the carA gene encoding glutamine-hydrolyzing carbamoyl-phosphate synthase small subunit gives rise to the protein MNEKFQWKAKRERKAFIALADGAVFHGYAFGEKKDTVGEAVFNTGMAGYKQILTDPSYAGQFVVFTTAEVGAYATNFEKSESRQVFLNGIVVNSLDWVSKELNEVSLHDYMLAQHKAGIAGVDTRALTLHLRTHGAQKAYLHVEDSEMTEAEAIAKAKAWEGLDGQDYASKVSDPNGYEFNNEGKYHIVALDFGIKTNILRNLAAQDMRITVMPIGTSYEKIMEQKPDGVFLSNGPADPNSLPQVYNMVKQLLGKIPLMGICLGNQLLGLALGAKVSKLKFGHHGCNHPVKNLLTGAVEITSQNHNYAIDEKSLPADVEVTHINLNDNTVEGIRHKKFPAFSVQYHPESAPGPNDSMYLFEEFKKMIEDFKGGKNA